AGTCATGTCTGGAAGATGGGGCTATTCAGAGAACAAGTGCATCAGCCCAGATCCTGACACACCATTTTGGCAAAAAACCACTTTGCAGATCATCTGCCTTTCTCTCTGCATAAGGAACAAAACACACTTGTTGGCCCCCGTTCCACTCTCCTTCTTTTGTCAGTGTCTGTTTCTCCAccagcagcttttctgaatATCACACTGTTTTTTATGTTAACCTAAGTCTTCTGCTATCCCAGTTTCATCACATGTAAATGAAGTCACGGCAGTTATACTGCAGGCAACATAGCAAGGTATAAGCACGTCTGTTTTCTTGTAGAACATATTAAAGTGCTTTTGATAGGAATACACACCTAGATGCAGCAAGTGGTTTTGTTCattattaatgattttttttaattaattgatttCTTATACCAGCAGGTTTGGATGGCTTGGGGTTTTTTGCTTGctctcttttaaagaaagcttaGGCCACCTTACCTTGCAGCTCTGTTGCatctttttccagctcttctaCAGTTGTTTCCCCTGGCTTCCCCGGCACAGCCGTCCCTGGCTTCCCATCAACAGTATCTGTCTTAATTGTACCAAGGTTTATCAAAAGTTGCATGACATCAAACTTCTCGGAAACCGCAATGTTCTCCAGCACTTTGAGGCATTTGTATGATTTCAGTTCACTCACGTTTTCCTCAAGAAAGAGGAGGTAAAGGCTTAAGTCATCTAAACTCTTGGACTTCAGCTTCAGAACATCGAAAGTCGGCAGGATTTCATAGACTTTGAGAATACCCGAATTCCATCGGAAGGGAACAAACATTGCGTACACCACCAGCGGCATCACTAGGAGATAGACTATCAGGTTAATGTAGCTGAGCACCTTGAAGACACCAACAGCAATCAGCTTACACTGGACCACTTCTGGAACAGTTGTGTCATTCTTCAAGATTCCTGTTTTGATGGTGCAGAGAAACTCATCGCTCAGAGAGGAGAGGCTGATGTAGTAGCCCAGATAGAGGCACGCAATGAAAATAATCACGAGAGTGAGTAAACggcagaaaatgtatttgattaTTAAGCATTTGGAATTCTTCTTTGTCTTCAAGTACTGCTCCACAATTGGGTACTTAAAGTGGCTTTCGGAGATTTCCCACAagctgcaagagaaagaaaaaaaaacctaaatcaCATAGATCGGATGCTGCAGCATTCACCTATCTTAAATTTCAGATCAGCCTAATCCTCCAAAATAGACACAAGGCTGGGTTCTCTGCTACTGGGGTAAATCAGCAGTAGTTTCATTACAGTCAATGGAAAGATAACAGCAGTTACATGAAGAATAGCGACAATCTTATACAGAAAAGCCACTTACAGAGCTCAGACATTGGAAAACGGAAAAAGGGTATTGCCcccacagcaaaaaaatcttttttgttcCTTGCAATATGAAACAGGCATAGCATGTACAtccacaaagcaaaacagactcCCAGGCACTCATTCATCTTACAGTGCATTCTATTGCCTCTCCCTTGCCAAGGCAAGCACTGAAGAGCAGATCTCTGGAGATCCCAATGCACTGCTCCTACTCCAACATGCACAGAGAAGTGGGTGCCCCACTGAGGGTGAAGCAGACACTGGATCTGGCTGGAGCAGTGCACCGATTTGATCAGAgggtttgcttttttgcttatgttgtctgattttctttctttctttctttggggGGCTGTTGTGGGGGGaggtttttgttgtgtttgttggttttttttttctttgctttaacCAGAAGCTCTGCAGACCCAGATCTAAAAGGGCAGGAGAAGACAAGGAACAGTCTCTGCCTCACATCGAGAAGAGAGGACTGCAGCCCCTCTTGTTTTCTTATCTCAGTGGGTAAAACTAATTAACACCTattacaatgaaaaagaaaccaggACATCTCAGGCAATCAATAATCTGAAGAGCtaatcaaacattttctttgatcaaaaataattaaaaagttgCAAGTTCCAGCTCCAAGTGCTCACTGTAATGATTTCCaatgtctttttatttaatcagtTTAAAAAGATGTCAAGCCACCACTGAATCTTTCACAACAAATCTCTTTGTGAGGACAGGTGTCACATGTGTTCAGAGCTTaagcagaacagcaaagaaagccaAGCTGCAGCATCCTACCTCTGTGTCAGGTTTTCATTAGCAGCCGGAACAAAGTCAGCAGGATCCCTGGGGTCTCCGCTACGGATGCTATTAGCAGCTTTGATTGCTCTGTTATAGGCTTTGTCAAGTTCTTCCATGATAAATTTCAGGTCTGAAGAGAGGTGAGGCGCTGCTGTGAAGCGCCAGAACAGACAAGGTAGGTACAGCAGGATGGCCACGAGCAGAAGGATGTACGGGAAGAACTGAAGGGAGAAAAGTTCAGATTAGGCTCCACCTGGATATAGAATAAGTCAGCATCATCCCCCATAAGCCTATCACATTCCCCAAAATCCTATTAAATTCCCTAGAACCCTCCTTAAATGCTTCTACTAAACTGATTTTTTGTTACCAGGGACATGCAGGGGAGTCATATCCCCCTTCAGACAGCTCCAGTAACCTCACCGCTGCCTAGagcttttcaaggaaaaaaaacaccaccacaaaaaaccaaaataaagtTACCACGATGCTGACAATAGTCCCCATTGCTGAGGGAAAGGGCTGAAGAAGGCATAAAGCACAACAGCTTGaagtctttctgtctttcttctacTCATCACCAAGTAGGAGCTTCTCCACCATGAAATTAAATCTCCAGCTCCCCCCAGCTTCTGGAAAGAACGTATTATCTTTCTGCTGTGGTTTCTATTCAAGGTGTATATTCATACATAACATTACACTTTCAGAGACACGACGTAAGATCTAGTTGGACAAGCCATTGCTATAATGTACCGTGCAATCTGACTGGCCTTTAATTCATTATATTCGATCTTTGATAGCTTCACTTAATTCAAATCCAGCATTAGTTCCTATGGAATTTTATGTTAGTTGCGATGAACAAATTTGGATTAGGCTTAGCTATCTTCAGTGGTATAGCTGCACATGTGCACGTCCATTGGAAAAGCTGAAGGGGAATTTTAGAGGCAAGTTGGGCTGGAATCATTAGTCATCAAGTGTGACAGCTCTGCTTACATCAGTGGATCAACAGATATTTATAAGGTAAGAATCTGGACCTAATATTAGCTTGTGTTTGCATTAAACAGGAGAGATTAAAGTTTTGTATGCACAATTAAATAATC
The Numida meleagris isolate 19003 breed g44 Domestic line chromosome 1, NumMel1.0, whole genome shotgun sequence genome window above contains:
- the PANX1 gene encoding pannexin-1 isoform X2; translation: MESAQISCFAPSSFSWRQAAYVDSYCWAAVQQKQPAYNNLENIPLWLHKFFPYILLLVAILLYLPCLFWRFTAAPHLSSDLKFIMEELDKAYNRAIKAANSIRSGDPRDPADFVPAANENLTQSLWEISESHFKYPIVEQYLKTKKNSKCLIIKYIFCRLLTLVIIFIACLYLGYYISLSSLSDEFLCTIKTGILKNDTTVPEVVQCKLIAVGVFKVLSYINLIVYLLVMPLVVYAMFVPFRWNSGILKVYEILPTFDVLKLKSKSLDDLSLYLLFLEENVSELKSYKCLKVLENIAVSEKFDVMQLLINLGTIKTDTVDGKPGTAVPGKPGETTVEELEKDATELQVLADSDASGHVSSKEDKKLRQRLIDSSC
- the PANX1 gene encoding pannexin-1 isoform X1, which gives rise to MAIAHIATEYVFSDFLLKEPPETRYKGLRLELALDKIVTCIAVGLPLLLISLAFAQEVSIGAQISCFAPSSFSWRQAAYVDSYCWAAVQQKQPAYNNLENIPLWLHKFFPYILLLVAILLYLPCLFWRFTAAPHLSSDLKFIMEELDKAYNRAIKAANSIRSGDPRDPADFVPAANENLTQSLWEISESHFKYPIVEQYLKTKKNSKCLIIKYIFCRLLTLVIIFIACLYLGYYISLSSLSDEFLCTIKTGILKNDTTVPEVVQCKLIAVGVFKVLSYINLIVYLLVMPLVVYAMFVPFRWNSGILKVYEILPTFDVLKLKSKSLDDLSLYLLFLEENVSELKSYKCLKVLENIAVSEKFDVMQLLINLGTIKTDTVDGKPGTAVPGKPGETTVEELEKDATELQVLADSDASGHVSSKEDKKLRQRLIDSSC